A window from Pseudooceanicola algae encodes these proteins:
- the hisN gene encoding histidinol-phosphatase — protein sequence MDAQQREILDTAHEMADAAGSAILPFFRQPDLSEDNKLAGGYDPVTEADRAAEQAMRDILARRRPQDAILGEEFGATPGSSGLTWVLDPIDGTRGFVSGTPTWGVLIGLSDSARVHMGMIDQPYIGERFWGGFGTAQMRGPRGQSQLTVSARTTLSEAVLFTTFPEVGTPEDRVAFEAVSACVKLTRYGMDCYAYALLASGQVDLVVECGLNSYDIQGPIGVIEAAGGVVTDWQGGPALQGGRVLAAANRSLHKAALDILGAMSKM from the coding sequence ATGGACGCGCAGCAACGCGAAATACTCGACACAGCACATGAGATGGCCGATGCCGCAGGCTCGGCCATCTTGCCTTTCTTCCGTCAGCCCGACCTGTCCGAAGACAACAAGCTGGCGGGTGGATATGACCCGGTGACCGAAGCCGACCGCGCGGCGGAACAGGCGATGCGGGACATCCTGGCGCGCCGCCGCCCTCAGGACGCCATCCTGGGTGAGGAATTCGGCGCGACCCCCGGAAGCAGCGGGTTGACCTGGGTGCTCGACCCGATCGACGGGACGCGGGGATTTGTCAGCGGCACACCGACCTGGGGCGTGTTGATCGGGCTAAGTGATTCTGCCCGTGTGCATATGGGCATGATCGACCAGCCCTATATCGGCGAACGTTTCTGGGGTGGTTTCGGTACGGCGCAAATGCGTGGGCCAAGGGGCCAGTCGCAACTGACTGTCAGCGCCCGGACGACCCTGTCGGAGGCCGTCCTTTTCACAACCTTCCCGGAAGTTGGCACGCCCGAAGACCGCGTCGCCTTCGAAGCGGTCTCGGCCTGCGTCAAGCTGACCCGATATGGGATGGATTGTTATGCCTATGCGCTTTTGGCCTCCGGTCAGGTTGATCTGGTGGTCGAATGCGGACTCAACTCCTACGATATTCAGGGGCCGATCGGGGTGATCGAGGCCGCGGGCGGCGTCGTCACCGACTGGCAGGGTGGTCCGGCCCTGCAGGGGGGCCGCGTCCTGGCCGCCGCCAACAGGTCGCTTCACAAAGCGGCACTGGACATTCTCGGGGCGATGTCAAAGATGTGA
- a CDS encoding helix-turn-helix domain-containing protein encodes MTHPVDVHVGKRVRHRRWLVGMTQQQLAERVGIKFQQIQKYETGANRVSASRLWDIADALDVPVSFFFEGIEAETSAHSAGNVPGDVMGDKEALDLIRSYYAIPENQRRRLFDLARVLSDVA; translated from the coding sequence ATGACTCATCCTGTAGATGTGCACGTTGGCAAACGTGTGCGACATCGCCGTTGGCTGGTCGGAATGACCCAGCAGCAACTGGCAGAGCGTGTCGGAATTAAATTCCAGCAGATCCAGAAATACGAAACCGGTGCAAACCGTGTCAGCGCTTCCCGCCTCTGGGATATCGCCGATGCGCTCGACGTGCCGGTCAGCTTCTTCTTCGAAGGCATCGAAGCTGAAACATCCGCGCATTCCGCAGGCAACGTGCCGGGCGATGTGATGGGTGACAAGGAAGCGCTTGACCTCATCCGGTCCTATTACGCGATCCCGGAAAACCAGCGCCGCCGCCTGTTTGATCTGGCCCGCGTGCTGAGCGACGTCGCTTGA
- a CDS encoding NADPH:quinone oxidoreductase family protein — MKALRCNAAETAPALEEMNVPVPAAGEILLEIEACALNFADLLMLKGTYQDTPPLPFTPGMEAAGRISAVGEGVALHPGQRVAVFGGAGGLAEMGVFAASRAVPLPDDMPSDIAAAMQVAYGTSHIALTHRARLQPGETLVVLGATGGVGTTATEIGRILGAKVIGVAAGADKKDAVLAAGAHHFLDSETCDLRTEIKALGGADVVYDPVGGDLFKAAFRACNPEARIVLIGFASGTLPEFRPNHMLVKNIDILGFYWSPYFTLRPELARDSLATLMDWYRAGRIHPRISHHFPLDRAMEGFETLRRRQATGKVVITM, encoded by the coding sequence ATGAAGGCGCTGCGATGTAACGCGGCTGAAACCGCACCCGCACTGGAAGAGATGAACGTACCCGTTCCGGCCGCCGGGGAAATCCTGCTGGAAATTGAGGCATGTGCGTTGAATTTCGCGGATCTGTTGATGCTGAAAGGAACGTATCAGGATACGCCGCCCTTGCCCTTCACCCCGGGAATGGAGGCCGCAGGCCGCATTTCCGCCGTCGGAGAGGGAGTCGCCCTGCACCCCGGCCAGCGAGTCGCGGTTTTCGGCGGCGCGGGCGGGCTGGCCGAGATGGGAGTCTTCGCGGCGTCGCGCGCAGTGCCTTTGCCCGATGACATGCCCTCCGATATCGCGGCGGCGATGCAGGTCGCCTATGGCACCAGCCATATCGCGCTGACCCATCGTGCCCGGCTGCAACCGGGCGAAACCCTCGTCGTGCTGGGGGCCACGGGCGGCGTCGGCACCACGGCGACGGAAATCGGCCGCATTCTGGGGGCGAAGGTCATCGGGGTGGCTGCGGGCGCCGACAAGAAGGACGCCGTGCTCGCCGCCGGGGCGCATCATTTCCTCGACAGCGAAACCTGCGACCTGCGCACCGAGATCAAGGCGCTCGGCGGTGCGGATGTGGTTTACGACCCCGTGGGCGGCGACCTGTTCAAGGCCGCCTTCCGCGCCTGCAATCCCGAGGCCAGGATCGTCCTGATCGGCTTTGCCAGCGGCACCCTGCCCGAGTTCCGGCCCAATCACATGCTGGTCAAGAACATCGACATCCTGGGCTTTTACTGGTCGCCCTATTTCACCCTGCGCCCCGAACTGGCCCGCGACAGCCTTGCCACCCTGATGGACTGGTACCGCGCAGGCCGCATCCATCCCCGGATCAGCCACCATTTCCCGCTGGACCGCGCCATGGAAGGGTTCGAGACCCTGCGCCGCCGTCAGGCAACGGGCAAGGTCGTCATCACCATGTAA
- a CDS encoding LysR family transcriptional regulator — MRNLDMTSLRSFVAVADHGGVTKAAGMLNFTQSAVSMQLKRLEDMLGIALLDRSNRRVALTAAGDQLLGYARRIVEMNDEAMARLTSKKFEGEIVLGVPHDIVYPVVPRVLQQFAAEFPRMKVQLTSDYTNSLKEQFDRGEIDIILTTEASPDARAEVLDERPLCWIGAPGGSAWRQRPLRYASGRSCLFRPLSIGALEAVGMDWENAVDTFSDRTVEATVSADLALTTMIEGTAPAQLCEVQHGGALPDLGMQRISMYVQDRSSPEVARRVAELLRRGYAGDLPTAMPQRDVA; from the coding sequence ATGAGGAACCTGGACATGACCTCCTTGCGCAGCTTCGTAGCGGTTGCCGACCACGGCGGTGTGACGAAAGCGGCGGGGATGCTGAACTTCACACAATCTGCAGTGTCGATGCAGCTGAAACGCCTCGAAGACATGCTGGGGATCGCGCTGTTGGATCGGAGCAACCGGCGCGTCGCGCTGACGGCCGCCGGCGATCAGCTGCTGGGCTATGCGCGCCGCATCGTGGAAATGAACGACGAGGCCATGGCGCGGCTGACCAGCAAGAAATTCGAAGGCGAGATCGTCCTCGGGGTCCCGCATGATATCGTCTACCCGGTGGTGCCGCGGGTCCTGCAGCAATTCGCGGCGGAGTTTCCGCGCATGAAGGTGCAGTTGACCTCGGACTATACCAACAGTCTGAAAGAGCAGTTCGACCGGGGCGAGATCGACATCATCCTGACCACAGAGGCCTCTCCGGATGCGCGGGCCGAGGTTTTGGACGAAAGGCCCCTTTGCTGGATCGGCGCGCCGGGTGGTTCTGCCTGGCGGCAACGGCCCCTGCGGTATGCCTCGGGGCGCAGTTGCCTGTTCCGCCCGCTGTCCATCGGCGCGCTGGAAGCTGTCGGCATGGATTGGGAAAACGCCGTCGATACCTTTTCGGATCGCACGGTCGAGGCCACCGTCTCGGCCGATCTGGCGCTGACCACGATGATCGAGGGCACCGCCCCGGCGCAATTGTGCGAGGTCCAGCATGGCGGGGCGCTGCCCGATCTCGGGATGCAGCGCATATCGATGTATGTTCAGGACCGGTCCTCGCCCGAGGTCGCGCGGCGGGTGGCGGAACTGCTGCGGCGTGGCTACGCGGGCGACCTGCCGACGGCCATGCCGCAACGGGACGTGGCCTGA
- a CDS encoding DUF1127 domain-containing protein → MSYSMIARAPAQERSLRVPLSRLMMMIGIKRERQALGSLDPALLRDIGISPEDAQREARRPAWDAPNRWF, encoded by the coding sequence ATGAGCTACTCCATGATTGCCCGCGCCCCGGCACAAGAACGGTCGCTGCGCGTTCCGCTCAGCCGCCTCATGATGATGATCGGTATCAAGCGCGAACGTCAGGCGCTCGGATCCCTCGACCCGGCCCTGCTGCGTGACATCGGGATCAGTCCCGAAGACGCTCAGCGCGAAGCGCGCCGCCCCGCCTGGGACGCCCCGAACCGCTGGTTCTGA
- a CDS encoding Bax inhibitor-1/YccA family protein produces MAEFNTMRTAAGTRTAAIDEGLRAHMNKVYGTMSVGMLLTFLVAWAVGTTPEVFAIFRNPQTMQPNLFGWILMFAPLIMVFAFGAAINRLSAAGAQLFFYVFAAVMGASLSWIFIAYTGVSIAQVFLITAIAFAGLSLYGYTTKKDISGWGAFLIMGVIGLLIASVVNIFMASPALQFAISAIGVLIFAGLTAYDTQRIKTTYLQMAHTGDKEWLGKAAIMGALSLYMDFINMFMFMLQFFGNRN; encoded by the coding sequence ATGGCTGAATTCAACACGATGCGCACTGCGGCCGGCACACGGACCGCTGCGATCGACGAAGGGCTTCGCGCCCATATGAACAAGGTGTATGGCACCATGTCCGTGGGCATGCTGCTGACCTTCCTTGTTGCATGGGCCGTCGGCACAACGCCCGAGGTTTTCGCGATCTTCCGCAACCCGCAAACGATGCAACCGAACCTGTTCGGCTGGATCCTGATGTTCGCACCGCTGATCATGGTCTTCGCTTTCGGCGCGGCGATCAACCGCCTGTCGGCCGCCGGCGCGCAGCTGTTCTTCTACGTTTTCGCTGCCGTCATGGGCGCGTCGCTCAGCTGGATCTTCATCGCCTATACCGGCGTTTCCATTGCTCAGGTCTTCCTGATCACCGCCATCGCCTTCGCCGGTCTGTCGCTTTACGGCTACACCACCAAGAAGGACATCTCGGGCTGGGGCGCCTTCCTGATCATGGGCGTGATCGGCCTGCTGATCGCTTCGGTCGTGAACATCTTCATGGCCAGCCCGGCACTGCAATTCGCGATTTCGGCCATCGGCGTGCTGATCTTTGCCGGTCTGACTGCCTATGACACCCAGCGGATCAAGACCACCTACCTGCAAATGGCCCATACCGGTGACAAGGAATGGCTGGGCAAGGCCGCGATCATGGGGGCTCTGTCGCTCTACATGGACTTCATCAACATGTTCATGTTCATGCTGCAATTCTTCGGCAACCGTAATTAA